The following are encoded in a window of Arctopsyche grandis isolate Sample6627 chromosome 4, ASM5162203v2, whole genome shotgun sequence genomic DNA:
- the LOC143911218 gene encoding uncharacterized protein LOC143911218, with product MSFKTCFVILALALLAHKALVSSAPCYGFSSLIESLFMDDSSEDSGEKKKTTTAKPTEPQTITVLLTPTANLSALGDMVNKDGVYLLPSLYPLGLLGGETTTTTTTTTTTTTPAPTTAATTAAPAAPAAPAAPAAPAAPAAPAAPADGAPAAEATTAAPAG from the exons ATGTCTTTCAAAACTTGCTTCGTGATTTTGGCTCTGGCCCTTCTGGCCCACAAAGCTCTCGTTTCCTCCGCC CCGTGCTATGGATTTTCGTCTCTGATTGAAAGCCTCTTCATGGATGATTCTTCTGAAGACAGCGgcgaaaagaaaaaaacaacaacgGCCAAACCAACAGAACCTCAAACTATAACAGTTCTATTAA cACCGACAGCAAATTTATCGGCTCTCGGCGACATGGTCAATAAAGATGGAGTCTACTTGCTCCCCAGCTTGTATCCATTAGGACTACTAGGTGGTGAAACAACAACAACCACCACAACGACCACGACAACTACAACACCTGCACCAACTACGGCAGCTACTACAGCAGCTCCAGCAGCTCCAGCAGCTCCAGCAGCTCCAGCAGCTCCAGCTGCTCCAGCTGCTCCAGCCGCTCCAGCCGATGGAGCTCCTGCTGCCGAAGCCACCACAGCAGCACCAGCAGGATAA